A portion of the Thermothelomyces thermophilus ATCC 42464 chromosome 5, complete sequence genome contains these proteins:
- a CDS encoding MFS sugar transporter-like protein, translating into MGLSTKILQKIVRNEAMASDPPEIYGWRVYLLACSACFGAMSFGWDSSVIGGVIVLPPFIRDFNLGDPKSQASANLSANIVSTLQAGCFLGALVASPMTDRFGRKWCLIGVSLIIIIGIIMQAAASGNLGPMYAGRFIAGAGVGAASTINPIYVSENAPRAIRGLLTGLYQLFIVTGGMIAFWINYSVSIHFPETKIMYVFPLAIQALPAALLCLCMLLCQESPRWLARRDRWEDTKRVLSRIRNLPPDHPYIQDEFQEIVAQLEHERRLIGDASFWNLQREMWTIAGNRRRVLISIILMICQQMTGTNAINTYAPTIFKNLGLTGTSTSLFSTGVYGIVKVTSCIIFLLFMADSLGRRRSLLWTSIAQGLAMFYIGLYVRIAPPKEGESVPPAGYFALVCIFLFAAFFQFGWGPACWIYASEIPAARLRSLNVAYAAATQWLFNFVVARTVPVMIVTMGEGGYGTYLLFGSFCFSMFVFVWFFVPETKGVSLEAMDKLFGVTDESSKSLTVDEDAKEKEKDGPHARQTEVVA; encoded by the exons ATGGGGCTGTCGACCAAGATATTGCAAAAGATCGTGCGGAACGAGGCCATGGCCTCGGATCCGCCCGAGATCTACGGCTGGCGTGTCTACTTGCTCGCCTGCTCG GCATGCTTCGGCGCCATGTCCTTCGGTTGGGACTCGTCCGTCATCGGCGGCGTCATCGTCCTTCCGCCGTTCATCAGGGACTTCAATCTTGGTGATCCAAAGTCGCAGGCCTCGGCCAACCTGTCGGCCAACATCGTCTCGACCCTCCAAGCCGGCTGTTTCCTCGGCGCCCTGGTCGCCTCTCCCATGACGGACCGCTTCGGGCGCAAGTGGTGCCTCATCGGCGTCTCCCtgatcatcatcatcggcaTCATCATGCAGGCCGCCGCCAGCGGCAACCTGGGCCCCATGTACGCCGGTCGCTtcatcgccggcgccggcgtcggcgcGGCCAGCACCATCAACCCCATCTACGTGTCCGAGAACGCGCCGCGGGCGATCCGCGGCCTGCTCACCGGCCTGTACCAGCTCTTCATCGTGACGGGCGGCATGATCGCCTTCTGGATCAACTACTCGGTCAGCATCCACTTCCCGGAGACCAAGATCATGTACGTCTTCCCGCTCGCCATCCAGGCGCTCCCGGCCGCGCTGCTGTGCCTGTGCATGCTGCTCTGCCAGGAATCGCCCCGCTGGCTGGCCCGCCGGGACCGCTGGGAGGACACCAAGCGGGTCCTGTCGCGCATCCGCAACCTGCCGCCCGACCACCCGTACATCCAGGACGAGTTCCAGGAGATCGTCGCCCAGCTCGAGCACGAGCGCCGCCTCATCGGCGACGCCAGCTTCTGGAACCTGCAGCGCGAGATGTGGACCATCGCCGGCAACCGCCGCCGCGTCCTCATCAGCATCATCCTCATGATCTGCCAGCAGATGACGGGCACCAACGCCATCAACACGTACGCGCCCACCATCTTCAAGAACCTCGGCCTGACCGGCACCTCGACCTCGCTCTTCAGCACCGGCGTCTACGGCATCGTCAAGGTCACCAGCTGCATCATCTTCCTGCTCTTCATGGCCGACtccctcggccgccgccgcagcctgcTCTGGACCTCCATCGCTCAGGGTCTCGCCATGTTCTACATTGGCCTCTACGTCCGCATCGCCCCGCCCAAGGAGGGCGAATCCGTCCCGCCCGCCGGCTACTTTGCCCTCGTCTGCATCTTCCTCTTTGCAGC CTTCTTCCAATTCGGCTGGGGCCCCGCCTGCTGGATCTACGCCAGTGAGATCCCCGCCGCCCGGCTGCGCTCGCTCAACGTGGCGTACGCGGCCGCCACCCAGTGGCTCTTTAACTTTGTCGTCGCTCGCACCGTGCCCGTCATGATCGTCACCATGGGCGAAGGTGGATACGG AACATACCTCCTCTTTGGCAGCTTCTGCTTCTCCATGTTCGTCTTTGTCTGGTTCTTCGTGCCCGAGACCAAGGGCGTGTCGCTCGAGGCCATGGACAAGCTGTTCGGCGTCACCGACGAGTCGAGCAAGTCGCTGACCGTGGACGAGGACgccaaggagaaggagaaggatgGGCCCCACGCTCGCCAGACCGAGGTGGTGGCTTAA
- a CDS encoding glycosyltransferase family 2 protein (CAZy_ID 268062) gives MVCRALANVAMMLATVAALHCLITWLAAGDSHLYWFFALFVWRYLRFLVNLAAFWLYTPAPRPVKPTYTPPDVTVILPTIDPQGEKFLETVKSCADNGPAKIIVVTAGDELFSKASALVGTFTSAYPDVKFVVDRTQVVSKRAQVALAVSLVETDITVLLDDHVFWGPRYLESLLCAFEDRAVGLVGTNKRVRRHRDLGLWGRVWNMLGATYLCRHNFEIRATNTVDGGVFVVSGRTCSIRTEILRHPDFLPGYTNERFFFGLFGPLNADDDNYVTRFVVRHGWKIKIQYTEEAVMHTSVGVDKPVATKFLGQCRRWVRTTWRSNLCSLLTDRSVWALQPYCVYAVYLTSLTNFAALTDGLLVYLLARSSAYSVGTLAGLVSWILLTKTVKVFDYFRRHPRDVVLFPAYLAFAYFHGLIKFWALLTFWDCTWSGRRLDRIGVDGHNKTARGGGRDDDDDDTRQTPDPPHLDTLRSIRDRIAGLHEQHVRHIAEYQRPLLAELQHLRESFRDLQGDHDAIVENQDAIWPELHKIETQTKDLAAGHISISTTVAESDILKAITGVKDAVAGVEGRWKDWASELAKTASASP, from the coding sequence ATGGTGTGTAGGGCTCTGGCCAACGTCGCCATGATGCTTGCGACCGTTGCCGCGCTGCACTGCCTCATCACATGGCTCGCCGCTGGCGACTCGCACCTCTACTGGTTCTTCGCGCTCTTCGTTTGGCGCTATCTCCGCTTCTTGGTCAACCTGGCAGCGTTTTGGCTCTATACGCCCGCGCCCAGGCCCGTCAAGCCCACTTACACGCCCCCCGACGTCACGGTGATCCTGCCCACGATCGATCCCCAAGGGGAGAAATTCCTCGAGACGGTCAAGTCGTGCGCGGACAACGGCCCGGCCAAGATCATTGTCGTGACCGCCGGCGACGAGCTCTTCTCCAAAGCCTCGGCACTCGTCGGTACCTTCACCAGCGCGTACCCGGACGTGAAATTCGTGGTCGACCGGACACAGGTAGTCAGCAAGCGGGCCCAGGTCGCCCTCGCCGTGTCGCTGGTCGAGACCGACATCACGGTTCTGCTGGACGACCACGTCTTTTGGGGGCCCCGCTATCTGGAGTCGCTGCTGTGTGCCTTCGAGGATCGGGCGGTCGGCCTCGTGGGCACCAACAAGCGTGTTCGGCGTCATCGGGACCTGGGTCTCTGGGGGCGGGTTTGGAACATGCTCGGGGCAACCTATCTCTGCCGCCacaacttcgagatccgcgcGACCAACACGGTTGACGGCGGCGTCTTTGTCGTTTCCGGGCGGACGTGCAGCATCCGCACCGAGATCCTGCGCCACCCGGACTTCCTCCCCGGCTACACCAACGAGAGGTTCTTCTTCGGCCTCTTCGGGCCCCTGAACGCGGACGACGACAACTACGTCACGCGCTTCGTCGTCCGCCACGGCTGGAAGATCAAGATCCAGTACACCGAGGAGGCCGTGATGCATACCAGCGTGGGGGTCGACAAGCCGGTGGCCACCAAGTTCCTGGGGCAGTGCCGGCGGTGGGTGCGCACGACGTGGCGATCCAACCTCTGCAGCCTCCTCACGGACCGTAGCGTATGGGCCCTCCAACCGTACTGCGTCTACGCCGTCTATCTGACGTCGCTGACCAACTTCGCAGCGCTCACCGACGGCCTGCTCGTTTACCTGCTGGCGCGCTCCTCCGCCTACAGCGTGGGCACGTTAGCTGGCCTGGTAAGTTGGATTCTCCTCACCAAGACCGTCAAGGTGTTTGACTACTTCCGTCGTCACCCTCGAGACGTCGTCCTCTTCCCGGCGTACCTCGCCTTTGCCTACTTTCACGGCCTCATCAAGTTCTGGGCCCTGCTAACCTTTTGGGACTGCACCTGGAGCGGGCGCAGACTGGACCGGATCGGGGTCGACGGCCACAACAAGACGGCACGAGGGGGGGggcgcgacgacgacgacgacgacacccGTCAGACTCCCGACCCTCCGCACCTCGACACCCTGCGCTCGATCCGCGACCGCATCGCCGGCCTGCATGAGCAGCACGTCCGGCACATCGCGGAGTACCAGCGGCCGTTGCTCGCGGAGCTCCAGCACCTGCGCGAGTCCTTCAGGGACCTCCAGGGAGACCACGACGCCATCGTCGAGAACCAGGACGCCATCTGGCCCGAGCTCCACAAGATCGAGACCCAGACCAAGGACCTGGCCGCCGGGCACATCTCCATCTCCACGACGGTGGCCGAGTCCGACATCCTCAAGGCCATCACCGGGGTCAAAGATGCCGTGGCCGGGGTCGAGGGCCGGTGGAAGGACTGGGCGTCCGAGCTGGCCAAGACGGCTTCTGCTTCGCCGTGA